The genomic region CCGCGTCGCACGGGGAGCGCGCCCGCCTAGGAACCGCGATCCGCGGCGGGCGCCCGCCGCGGATCGCGGTTCCTAGGCGGGCGGGAAGCGGGTGGACGATCCGGGCTCGGGCGGCTCGGCGGGCAGGTCCGGGGTCGGCCCGGCGGCGGGGGTGGGGACACGGGTCGGCGTCCCGGTCTCGCGCATCGGCGGCTCCCAGCCCAGTTCGGGGTCGTACTCGCGCACGACCTTGCCGGGCACGCCCGCGATGACGCTGTGGTCGGGGTACCGGCCGGGCCGCACCACGGTGCCGGCCGCGACGACGCAGTTGCGTCCCAGGTGCACGCCCGGCAGGATCACCGCGTTGGCGCCCACCCAGGTGCCGTCGCCGATGCTGACGGGGTCGTCCACGGGCCACTGCAGGCCCACGGGGATGTCGGTGTTGGTGTAGGAGTGGTTCTGGTCGGTGATGTACACGTAGGGGCCCGTGTAGACGTGGTCGCCGATGTCCACCGACTTGTGCGCGACGATGTGGGAGCCCCGGCCGATCGCGCAGCCGGAGCCGATCCGCACGACCGTCCCCTCGCCCAGGTCGTAGTCGGGCCCCATGCCGGCCGCGAGGGTCATGTCCGCGCCGAGCACGGTGTGCACGCCGATCTCGATCCACGGCTCGCC from Nocardiopsis aegyptia harbors:
- a CDS encoding acyltransferase, giving the protein MGARVSRLLSWIIRSVWSFARSNAEIRADSKASRRFARFGVGSAIAFPTATLYGEPWIEIGVHTVLGADMTLAAGMGPDYDLGEGTVVRIGSGCAIGRGSHIVAHKSVDIGDHVYTGPYVYITDQNHSYTNTDIPVGLQWPVDDPVSIGDGTWVGANAVILPGVHLGRNCVVAAGTVVRPGRYPDHSVIAGVPGKVVREYDPELGWEPPMRETGTPTRVPTPAAGPTPDLPAEPPEPGSSTRFPPA